One window of the Cryptomeria japonica chromosome 7, Sugi_1.0, whole genome shotgun sequence genome contains the following:
- the LOC131051583 gene encoding glutathione S-transferase U19, with protein MGKVKVMSTKVSPFGMSVLIGLEEKGVKYEYQEEDLMIKKSDLLLQMNPVHKKVPVLIHNGKPICESLIILQYIDEVWNFNQFLPSMPYERATARFWADFANKFYESVAPILKSKGEAQEQGKRNLLERLQLLEGALKEMSAEGSLPFFNGKDFGFLDIVFIPYASWFHVYETIGSFKIPFESEYPLLDAWVKRCIERDSVKKVLPSFDKVLEAALQLRKKVLVD; from the exons ATGGGGAAAGTGAAGGTAATGAGTACAAAGGTCAGTCCCTTTGGCATGTCTGTCTTGATAGGTCTAGAAGAGAAAGGCGTGAAATATGAATACCAGGAGGAGGATCTGATGATTAAGAAGAGCGACCTCCTCCTGCAAATGAATCCTGTTCACAAGAAAGTACCTGTATTGATCCACAATGGGAAGCCTATATGCGAGTCCCTTATAATTCTTCAGTACATTGATGAGGTTTGGAATTTTAATCAGTTTTTACCCTCCATGCCATATGAGCGTGCCACTGCCCGCTTTTGGGCCGATTTCGCGAATAAG TTTTATGAGTCAGTAGCTCCTATACTGAAGTCGAAAGGTGAGGCTCAGGAGCAGGGCAAGCGTAACCTGTTGGAGAGACTTCAGCTTTTAGAAGGTGCATTGAAAGAGATGTCGGCAGAGGGGTCCCTACCTTTCTTCAATGGAAAGGATTTTGGGTTCTTAGATATTGTCTTCATTCCCTATGCTTCTTGGTTCCATGTTTATGAAACTATTGGGAGTTTCAAGATACCATTTGAAAGTGAATATCCATTGCTTGATGCATGGGTTAAGAGGTGTATTGAAAGGGACAGTGTCAAGAAAGTCCTTCCCTCTTTTGATAAGGTTCTGGAAGCGGCATTACAGCTAAGGAAGAAAGTTTTGGTCGATTAA